One window from the genome of Deinococcus sp. NW-56 encodes:
- a CDS encoding LCP family protein has protein sequence MRRTLLSLLVVLAGLVALAAPAAPALSRYGALPRTADGPLNILLAGVDVEYDDSAGVWPYPPKPEDFLGRTDTIVLAQVHPDGQTDLLSIPRDTWVNVPGWGLSKINAANRHGGPEVLAATVQELTGVRVDSYVLLSLGAVRALTDAAGGVTVDVGQRMKYDDNAGKLHIDLQPGRQRLSGEQAEGFLRFRKDNLGDIGRVQRQQAFLTALVNQTRNPLNWWRLPRMVGAMHEHTRSDLSRGEVGALLGAALRGPRVQSHTVPGDYGAGGTWIADRAALAELVRQHFRDPNDPRSLSVAVLNVGAPDGSAARMQARLRGLGYADVTIANGPRQEGPTTLSGERAAAVQRDVGFGQVTAEPGVAGADVTVRLGSDTPAN, from the coding sequence GTGCGCCGCACCCTCCTTTCCCTGCTCGTCGTGCTGGCGGGCCTCGTCGCCCTCGCGGCCCCCGCCGCGCCCGCCCTGTCCCGCTACGGCGCCCTGCCCCGTACGGCGGACGGTCCCCTGAACATCCTGCTCGCCGGGGTGGACGTGGAATATGACGACTCGGCGGGCGTGTGGCCCTACCCGCCCAAACCGGAGGATTTCCTGGGGCGCACCGACACCATCGTGCTCGCGCAGGTGCACCCCGACGGGCAGACCGACCTGCTGAGCATTCCGCGCGACACCTGGGTGAACGTGCCCGGCTGGGGCCTGAGCAAGATCAACGCCGCCAACCGCCACGGCGGGCCGGAGGTACTCGCGGCCACCGTGCAGGAGCTGACCGGGGTGCGGGTGGACTCCTACGTGCTGCTCTCGCTGGGGGCGGTGCGGGCCTTGACCGACGCGGCGGGCGGGGTCACGGTGGACGTGGGCCAGCGCATGAAGTACGACGACAACGCGGGCAAGCTCCACATCGACCTGCAACCGGGGCGGCAGCGCCTGAGCGGCGAGCAGGCCGAGGGCTTTCTGCGCTTCCGCAAGGACAACCTGGGGGACATCGGCCGGGTGCAGCGCCAGCAGGCTTTCCTCACGGCGCTGGTGAACCAGACCCGCAATCCACTGAACTGGTGGCGGCTGCCGCGCATGGTGGGCGCCATGCACGAGCACACCCGCTCGGACCTCTCGCGCGGCGAGGTGGGGGCGCTGCTGGGGGCGGCGCTGCGTGGTCCGCGCGTGCAGAGCCACACCGTTCCCGGCGACTACGGGGCGGGCGGCACCTGGATCGCGGACCGGGCGGCCCTGGCCGAACTGGTGCGCCAACACTTCCGCGACCCGAACGACCCGCGCTCGCTCTCGGTGGCCGTGCTCAACGTGGGCGCCCCCGACGGCAGCGCGGCCCGGATGCAGGCGCGGCTGCGCGGGCTGGGCTACGCCGACGTGACCATCGCCAACGGCCCGCGCCAGGAAGGTCCCACCACCCTCAGTGGCGAGCGGGCCGCCGCCGTGCAGCGCGACGTGGGTTTCGGGCAGGTCACCGCCGAGCCGGGGGTGGCGGGGGCGGACGTGACCGTGCGGCTGGGAAGCGATACTCCGGCGAACTGA
- a CDS encoding MDR family oxidoreductase, translating into MSQPTLPATFRALRAVKDDAGVRAEFQTLTPDDLPPGDTVVRVTSSSLNYKDGLAVAGRPGVLKSYPMTPGIDLAGEVVSDETGTYAPGQGVLLTGWGIGERQDGGYAEYARVRSEWLVPLPPGTDAHWAMSVGTAGFTAMLAVMALEEHGVTPDRGEVLVTGAAGGVGSTAVALLAAAGFTVTASTGRTQEEGYLRSLGAANVIGRGELPAQKRPLEKERWAGVVDSVGGETLAGAIAGTRTHGAVAACGLAGGSSLPTTVFPFILRGVSLLGIDSVTCPTPRRRAAWERLARDLPADRLADVTQVRPLSDVPALAEQILAGQVRGRTVIAVAPGEIGGDEAGRDFPIFPSAGMH; encoded by the coding sequence ATGTCCCAGCCCACCCTTCCCGCCACCTTTCGTGCCCTGCGGGCCGTCAAGGACGACGCGGGCGTCCGCGCCGAGTTCCAGACCCTCACCCCTGACGACCTGCCGCCCGGCGACACGGTGGTCCGGGTAACCTCCTCCAGCCTCAACTACAAAGATGGGCTGGCGGTGGCCGGTCGCCCAGGCGTCCTGAAGTCCTACCCCATGACCCCCGGCATCGACCTGGCGGGCGAGGTCGTGTCCGACGAGACGGGCACCTATGCCCCCGGTCAGGGCGTCCTGCTGACCGGCTGGGGCATCGGCGAGCGGCAGGACGGCGGGTATGCCGAGTACGCCCGCGTCCGCTCCGAATGGCTGGTGCCGCTGCCCCCCGGCACGGACGCCCACTGGGCCATGAGCGTGGGCACGGCGGGTTTCACGGCGATGCTGGCAGTGATGGCGCTGGAGGAGCACGGGGTGACCCCGGACCGGGGCGAGGTCCTCGTCACGGGCGCGGCGGGCGGGGTGGGCAGCACGGCGGTCGCGCTGCTCGCGGCGGCGGGGTTCACGGTGACGGCGAGCACCGGGCGGACGCAGGAGGAGGGCTACCTGCGCTCGCTGGGCGCCGCGAACGTGATCGGCCGGGGCGAGCTGCCCGCCCAGAAGCGCCCCCTGGAAAAGGAACGCTGGGCCGGGGTCGTGGACTCGGTGGGCGGCGAGACCCTTGCCGGGGCCATCGCGGGCACCCGCACCCACGGGGCGGTCGCGGCCTGCGGGCTGGCGGGCGGGAGCAGCCTTCCGACCACCGTTTTTCCCTTCATCCTGCGCGGGGTGAGCCTGCTGGGCATTGACTCGGTGACCTGCCCCACCCCCAGGCGCCGCGCAGCCTGGGAGCGGCTGGCCCGTGACCTGCCCGCCGACAGACTCGCGGACGTGACCCAGGTGCGGCCCCTCTCGGACGTGCCCGCCCTGGCCGAGCAGATTCTGGCCGGGCAGGTGCGCGGGCGCACGGTGATCGCGGTCGCGCCGGGGGAGATAGGGGGAGATGAGGCCGGGCGCGATTTTCCCATCTTCCCGTCAGCTGGGATGCACTAG
- the nusA gene encoding transcription termination factor NusA, with protein sequence MTQPEFNFADALREVAQQRNINEMQLIEAFEQSLAQAYVRNVEPDRRVEVHLDPVSGELEVLVVREVVEKVEDENLQISLADALELDPGVEVGMEMEFPVDREKFSRIALQAAKQTLTQKMRETERNVVYNEYKDREGQVLTAQVVRSDNKGNWFVELGAGEAILPPREQIPGEKLTPGNRVKIYLKEVRKTPKGPTILASRADEHLLEYLLRQEIPEVANGIVEIKAIAREAGQRSKVAVFSHNPNVDPIGACIGHRGNRIQAVTGELGRERVDVILWDPNAREFIRNALSPAKVGPIEIEENEATVTVMPDQLSLAIGKGGQNVRLAAKLTGHKIDLRETAAVSDLDAAMQQAMQEEQTGAGSRSGAASAFDALFKDSKSVATASPDDQAE encoded by the coding sequence ATGACCCAGCCCGAATTCAATTTCGCCGACGCGCTGCGTGAAGTCGCGCAGCAACGCAACATCAACGAGATGCAACTGATCGAGGCCTTCGAGCAGTCGCTCGCGCAGGCCTACGTCCGCAACGTGGAACCCGACCGCCGGGTCGAAGTGCACCTCGACCCCGTCAGCGGGGAACTCGAAGTGCTCGTCGTCCGCGAGGTCGTCGAGAAGGTCGAGGACGAGAACCTCCAGATCAGCCTCGCGGACGCGCTCGAACTCGATCCCGGCGTCGAGGTCGGCATGGAGATGGAGTTTCCGGTGGACCGCGAGAAGTTCTCCCGGATCGCCCTGCAAGCCGCCAAGCAGACCCTGACCCAGAAGATGCGCGAGACCGAGCGCAACGTGGTCTACAACGAGTACAAGGACCGCGAGGGCCAGGTGCTCACCGCGCAGGTCGTGAGAAGCGACAACAAGGGCAACTGGTTTGTCGAACTCGGCGCTGGAGAAGCCATCCTGCCCCCCCGCGAGCAGATTCCCGGCGAGAAGCTGACCCCCGGCAACCGGGTCAAGATCTACCTCAAGGAGGTCCGCAAGACCCCCAAGGGGCCGACCATCCTGGCGAGCCGGGCCGACGAGCACCTGCTGGAGTACCTGCTGCGGCAGGAGATTCCCGAAGTCGCCAACGGCATCGTGGAGATCAAGGCGATCGCGCGGGAGGCGGGGCAGCGCTCCAAGGTGGCGGTGTTCTCGCACAACCCCAACGTGGACCCCATCGGCGCGTGCATCGGGCACCGAGGCAACCGCATCCAGGCCGTGACCGGCGAACTCGGCCGCGAGCGCGTGGACGTGATTCTGTGGGACCCCAACGCCCGCGAGTTCATCCGCAACGCGCTCTCGCCCGCCAAGGTCGGCCCCATCGAGATCGAGGAGAACGAGGCCACCGTCACCGTGATGCCTGACCAGCTCTCGCTCGCGATTGGCAAGGGCGGCCAGAACGTCCGGCTCGCGGCCAAGCTGACCGGGCACAAGATCGACCTGCGCGAGACCGCCGCCGTTTCCGACCTCGACGCGGCGATGCAGCAGGCGATGCAGGAAGAGCAGACGGGCGCGGGCAGCCGCTCGGGCGCCGCGTCCGCCTTCGACGCGCTGTTCAAGGACAGCAAGTCGGTGGCGACCGCCAGTCCGGACGACCAGGCGGAGTGA
- the infB gene encoding translation initiation factor IF-2, translated as MSKVRIYTLAKDLGVDNHKMLEILDGLGVSYKSVSSTIEEDTVELIKQILADEAGDGAATPAEATPDLTEGAAPPRTAAQAQGETPEAAPSQSASPAPSATATAEREPEAAPAAPEVPHRAPVVTIMGHVDHGKTSLLDYIRKTKVAAKEAGGITQHVGAFEAQTSKGRIVFIDTPGHEAFTTIRARGANVADIAIIVIAADDSLMPQTREAIAHAQAAKVPMIVAINKVDLPQADPERVKTDLTQLNLVPEEYGGDLVVVPVSAKTGEGVEDLLEYISLTAELEDLRADPKAPFSGVIIESRVDRQAGVLATVMVQQGTLRVGDFLVVGEGYGKIKAMTDSAGGRLKEAGPSTPVQILGFSEAPASGETVLSAKNEHAAREVIAQRASDRRDAENARERRRLTLEEMMGELGETRTVNLILRADTQGSVEAIQGILARKESEDVKLNVMLAGIGAPTEGDVLLASTADATILCFSVTPSGGVKKVAESKGIEIKSFRIIYELIDEVDRLIKGNLDPVFEERYLGRAEVRMVIRHPKSGNIAGSYVTDGMLRRNAKAKVTRGKQVVYEGTLVGLKRFKDDVREVQTGYECGINLDWDGVEIGDIIEASEMVEVEQA; from the coding sequence ATGTCGAAAGTTCGTATCTATACCCTCGCCAAGGATCTGGGCGTGGACAACCACAAGATGCTGGAGATCCTCGACGGCCTCGGCGTGTCGTACAAGAGCGTGAGCAGCACCATCGAGGAAGACACCGTCGAGCTGATCAAGCAGATTCTGGCCGATGAAGCTGGGGACGGCGCGGCAACCCCCGCCGAAGCCACCCCGGACCTCACCGAGGGGGCGGCCCCGCCCCGAACGGCGGCCCAGGCTCAGGGCGAGACGCCCGAGGCGGCTCCCAGCCAGAGTGCCTCCCCGGCCCCCAGCGCCACGGCGACCGCCGAGCGCGAGCCCGAAGCGGCCCCCGCCGCCCCTGAAGTGCCCCACCGCGCCCCGGTGGTCACGATCATGGGGCACGTCGACCACGGCAAGACCTCCTTGCTCGACTACATCCGCAAGACGAAGGTTGCCGCCAAGGAAGCGGGCGGCATCACCCAGCATGTCGGTGCCTTCGAGGCGCAGACCAGCAAGGGCCGCATCGTCTTTATCGACACGCCGGGCCACGAGGCGTTCACGACCATCCGCGCCCGTGGGGCGAACGTCGCGGACATCGCCATCATCGTGATCGCCGCCGACGACTCGCTGATGCCGCAGACCCGCGAGGCCATCGCGCACGCGCAGGCCGCCAAGGTCCCCATGATCGTGGCGATCAACAAGGTGGACCTGCCGCAGGCCGACCCCGAGCGGGTCAAGACCGACCTCACCCAGCTCAACCTCGTGCCGGAAGAGTACGGCGGTGATCTGGTCGTCGTGCCCGTCAGCGCCAAGACGGGCGAGGGCGTCGAGGACCTGCTGGAGTACATCAGCCTGACGGCCGAACTCGAGGACCTGCGGGCCGATCCCAAGGCCCCCTTCTCGGGCGTCATCATCGAGAGCCGGGTGGACCGTCAGGCGGGCGTGCTCGCCACCGTGATGGTGCAGCAGGGCACCCTGCGCGTCGGGGATTTCCTGGTCGTCGGCGAGGGCTACGGCAAGATCAAGGCGATGACGGACTCGGCGGGTGGGCGCCTCAAGGAGGCTGGCCCCAGCACCCCGGTGCAGATCCTGGGCTTCTCCGAGGCCCCGGCCAGCGGCGAGACGGTCCTGAGCGCCAAGAACGAGCACGCCGCCCGTGAAGTCATCGCGCAGCGGGCCAGTGACCGCCGCGACGCGGAGAACGCCCGCGAGCGCCGCCGCCTGACCCTCGAGGAGATGATGGGCGAACTCGGGGAGACGCGCACCGTCAACCTGATCCTGCGGGCCGACACCCAGGGCAGCGTGGAAGCGATCCAGGGCATCCTGGCCCGCAAGGAGAGCGAGGACGTCAAGCTCAACGTCATGCTCGCCGGAATCGGGGCGCCCACGGAAGGCGACGTGCTGCTCGCCTCGACCGCCGACGCGACCATCCTGTGCTTCAGCGTGACGCCCTCGGGCGGCGTGAAGAAGGTCGCCGAGTCCAAGGGCATCGAGATCAAGTCCTTCCGGATCATCTACGAACTCATTGACGAGGTCGACCGCCTGATCAAGGGCAACCTCGACCCCGTCTTCGAGGAGCGTTACCTGGGCCGCGCCGAGGTCCGCATGGTCATCCGGCACCCCAAGAGCGGCAACATCGCCGGGTCCTACGTGACCGATGGGATGCTGCGCCGCAACGCCAAGGCCAAGGTCACGCGCGGCAAGCAGGTCGTCTACGAGGGCACCCTGGTGGGCCTCAAGCGTTTCAAGGACGACGTGCGCGAGGTGCAGACCGGCTACGAGTGCGGCATTAACCTGGACTGGGACGGCGTGGAAATCGGCGACATCATCGAGGCCAGCGAGATGGTGGAAGTCGAGCAGGCGTAA
- a CDS encoding YlxR family protein, translated as MTASSPTAHVPERTCVACRTKRPQAELLRVSRDAAGGWQVAPGAQKGRTGRGAYVCADSPGCWAEKRLRRTFRGDAPAVSAALHASSAAPA; from the coding sequence GTGACCGCCTCCTCCCCCACCGCCCACGTTCCCGAGCGCACCTGCGTGGCCTGCCGCACGAAGCGGCCCCAGGCCGAGCTGCTGCGCGTGAGCCGGGACGCGGCGGGCGGGTGGCAGGTGGCTCCCGGTGCTCAGAAGGGCCGCACCGGACGCGGCGCCTACGTGTGCGCCGACTCGCCGGGGTGCTGGGCCGAGAAGCGGCTGCGCCGGACCTTCCGGGGAGACGCCCCGGCGGTGAGCGCGGCGCTGCACGCGTCCTCCGCTGCCCCAGCTTAA
- a CDS encoding phospholipase D-like domain-containing protein, whose protein sequence is MRLLPRPPSPTQGGRLALAALAGLALGLLLARGVLSVVLALVPPGQPLVRALVGGLGALVSVTLGFGLSGALSARALPLGRLGLSRGQARLRAGAATGTTAGLLIVPVTGVLGLAGIYQGGGLGDVLGGLQLAGVVAAACGLYGLISGGVLGLLTVRAAVAWRPALAGLTGFGAAGLVGGGVVALLGVPSLLDGGGWALLGWLTAFLVAAQVVGDLAVAASIHDAAEHPERDGADHRQVTLTLAALGVTLLGVWGVAEQAVSFVQSRPTRAEPLAIPAASGLECPVPTAPLERALWEVTTRGGRPDLSCGNRVLGLLHTPNPDPAFSAQAPTPHGAYDVLAAQIAGARREVLYAVMEWADEPRRGPGAVLAGGVAELYRRVQADPAAYPQGVTVRVALGNFPVTANLEWGSQVYAAIRDLLDAGVPLADPARGWRVEVANYAGTFPHSHAKLLVIDGRDLVAMGFNVGPLHFPAEQPGGGDLRDFGLHVRGPVARDGLNVFDDLWVRSTRVECDPGVTARRVRSSCRAAGPAQATHPQGTATFPLVPVGEDRAFSLYRREGFQAADAAQLALIGAARQEIELLHVSFSMGLRCNLALLNPRLCTYEADALPWMRALVAAMERGVRVRVMTHEHSLLGLENRIGLAVLRRELAARGLSDRFEARWYPGALHAKVMRVDGQMLVVGSQNLHYSSWTPRGLNEYSVATSEAAVNAEFGRAFTHFWGQAQPATLPGWLEAVGR, encoded by the coding sequence ATGCGCCTGCTGCCCCGTCCTCCCAGCCCCACCCAGGGCGGACGGCTCGCGCTCGCCGCGCTGGCGGGGCTGGCGCTGGGGCTGCTGCTGGCTCGCGGCGTGCTGAGCGTGGTGCTGGCGCTGGTGCCGCCGGGGCAACCGCTGGTGCGGGCGCTGGTGGGCGGGCTGGGGGCACTCGTGAGCGTCACGCTGGGCTTCGGGCTGTCGGGGGCGCTCTCGGCGCGGGCGCTGCCGCTGGGGCGGCTGGGCCTCTCGCGGGGGCAAGCGCGGCTGCGGGCGGGGGCCGCGACGGGCACGACGGCGGGGCTGCTGATCGTGCCCGTCACCGGGGTGCTGGGGCTGGCGGGCATCTACCAGGGAGGCGGCCTGGGCGACGTGCTGGGCGGCCTGCAACTCGCGGGGGTGGTGGCCGCCGCCTGCGGGTTGTACGGCCTGATCTCGGGCGGGGTGCTGGGACTGCTCACCGTGCGGGCCGCCGTGGCGTGGCGTCCGGCGCTGGCGGGCCTGACCGGCTTCGGTGCGGCGGGGCTGGTGGGGGGCGGGGTGGTGGCCCTGCTTGGAGTGCCCAGCCTGCTCGACGGGGGCGGCTGGGCACTCCTGGGCTGGCTCACGGCCTTTCTGGTGGCCGCGCAGGTCGTGGGCGATCTCGCGGTCGCCGCCAGCATCCATGACGCCGCCGAGCACCCGGAGCGCGACGGGGCGGACCATCGGCAGGTCACCCTCACCCTCGCCGCGCTGGGGGTCACGCTGCTGGGGGTCTGGGGGGTCGCCGAGCAGGCCGTGTCCTTCGTGCAGTCGCGCCCCACCCGCGCCGAGCCGCTGGCGATTCCGGCAGCCTCCGGGCTGGAGTGCCCCGTGCCCACGGCTCCGCTCGAACGGGCGCTGTGGGAGGTCACCACGCGGGGCGGGCGGCCCGACCTCTCGTGCGGCAACCGGGTGCTGGGGCTGCTGCACACCCCAAACCCTGACCCCGCCTTCAGTGCTCAAGCGCCCACCCCCCACGGGGCCTACGACGTGCTCGCGGCGCAGATTGCCGGGGCGCGGCGCGAGGTGCTGTACGCGGTGATGGAATGGGCCGACGAACCCCGCCGGGGGCCGGGGGCCGTGCTGGCCGGGGGAGTGGCCGAGCTGTACCGCCGGGTGCAGGCCGACCCCGCCGCCTACCCGCAGGGGGTCACGGTGCGGGTCGCGCTGGGCAACTTTCCGGTCACCGCCAACCTCGAATGGGGGTCGCAGGTCTATGCGGCCATCCGCGACCTGCTGGACGCGGGCGTGCCCCTCGCGGACCCGGCGCGGGGCTGGCGGGTGGAGGTGGCGAACTACGCGGGCACCTTTCCCCACAGCCACGCCAAGCTGCTGGTCATAGACGGACGCGACCTCGTGGCGATGGGGTTCAACGTGGGACCGCTGCATTTTCCCGCCGAGCAGCCAGGGGGCGGCGACCTGCGCGACTTCGGGCTGCACGTGCGGGGGCCAGTGGCACGGGACGGCCTGAATGTGTTCGACGACCTATGGGTACGTTCCACCCGCGTCGAGTGCGACCCCGGCGTGACCGCGCGGCGGGTGCGCTCCTCGTGCCGGGCGGCGGGTCCCGCCCAGGCGACGCACCCGCAGGGCACCGCGACCTTTCCGCTGGTCCCCGTGGGGGAGGACCGCGCCTTCAGCCTCTACCGCCGCGAGGGCTTTCAGGCCGCCGACGCCGCGCAACTCGCGCTGATCGGGGCGGCCCGGCAGGAGATCGAGCTGCTGCACGTCAGCTTCAGCATGGGCCTGCGCTGCAACCTCGCGCTGCTCAACCCCCGGCTGTGCACCTACGAGGCGGACGCGCTGCCGTGGATGCGGGCGCTCGTCGCGGCGATGGAGCGCGGGGTGCGGGTGCGGGTCATGACGCACGAGCACAGCCTGCTGGGCCTGGAAAACCGCATCGGGCTGGCGGTGCTGCGCCGGGAACTGGCCGCGCGTGGCCTGTCAGACCGCTTCGAGGCCCGCTGGTACCCCGGCGCCCTGCACGCCAAGGTGATGCGGGTGGATGGACAGATGCTCGTCGTGGGCAGCCAGAACCTGCACTACTCGTCATGGACCCCGCGCGGCCTGAACGAGTACAGCGTCGCCACGTCGGAAGCGGCGGTCAATGCCGAGTTCGGGCGGGCCTTCACGCACTTCTGGGGGCAGGCACAGCCCGCGACCCTCCCCGGCTGGCTGGAGGCGGTGGGCCGCTGA
- the rimP gene encoding ribosome maturation factor RimP, whose product MNSNANNNSDQLHRLADGVLRPLGYEVLDVQVQNPGRRPIVVIRMDRLDEQPVTVENLEQASRTVGAEFDRADPISGEYRLELESPGAKRPLTRARHFERMVGLKARVRNGEHSFTAPIKGVEGEQVTFDVAGEDVTLTVGSFQGNLAEFPDRHR is encoded by the coding sequence ATGAATAGCAACGCGAACAACAATTCAGACCAGCTTCACCGCCTCGCGGACGGCGTCCTGCGCCCGCTGGGGTACGAGGTGCTGGACGTGCAGGTGCAGAATCCGGGGCGGCGGCCCATCGTGGTGATCCGGATGGACCGCCTCGACGAGCAGCCCGTCACGGTCGAGAATCTGGAGCAGGCCAGCCGCACGGTCGGGGCCGAGTTCGACCGCGCCGACCCCATCTCGGGCGAGTACCGCCTCGAACTCGAATCGCCGGGGGCCAAGCGGCCGCTGACGCGGGCACGGCACTTCGAGCGCATGGTGGGCCTCAAGGCCCGCGTGCGAAACGGCGAACACTCCTTTACCGCCCCCATCAAGGGCGTCGAGGGCGAGCAGGTCACCTTCGACGTGGCGGGCGAGGACGTGACGCTCACGGTGGGGAGCTTTCAGGGCAACCTCGCCGAGTTCCCGGACCGGCACCGCTAA
- the gluQRS gene encoding tRNA glutamyl-Q(34) synthetase GluQRS, with the protein MPESAAPPVGRFAPSPTGAMHLGNARTALLAWLHSRALGGRHLLRFEDLDTGRVRPWAFDVTRRDLEWLGLDWDAEYVQSERLDVYADALARLTAAGETYPCTCTRREIAQAIQESAGAPHGTEPVYPGLCRLHPPSPGRPAALRWRVPHLTVCAQDALTGDRLCQHLPSEVGDFVLRRGDGVYAYHLAVVVDDAAMGVTDVLRGADLWPATPRQVALQGALGYPTPRYLHVPLMTDFRGERLAKRGGAPPVQALREGGEEAGRVLATLARSLGWDVPETVTARDLLPLWRRTLEKAGWSLPSQT; encoded by the coding sequence ATGCCCGAATCCGCCGCGCCGCCCGTGGGCCGCTTCGCCCCCAGCCCCACGGGCGCGATGCACCTGGGCAATGCCCGAACGGCGCTGCTCGCGTGGCTGCACTCGCGGGCGCTCGGCGGGCGGCACCTGTTGCGGTTCGAGGACCTCGACACCGGACGGGTGCGGCCCTGGGCCTTCGACGTGACCCGGCGTGATCTGGAGTGGTTGGGGCTGGACTGGGATGCCGAATACGTGCAGTCGGAGCGGCTGGACGTGTATGCGGACGCCCTGGCCCGGCTCACGGCGGCGGGCGAAACCTACCCCTGCACCTGCACCCGCCGGGAGATCGCTCAGGCGATTCAGGAGAGCGCGGGAGCACCGCACGGCACCGAGCCGGTCTATCCGGGCCTCTGCCGCCTGCATCCCCCCAGTCCGGGTCGCCCCGCCGCCCTGCGCTGGCGTGTTCCCCACCTGACCGTCTGTGCCCAGGATGCCCTCACCGGGGACAGGCTCTGCCAGCACCTCCCCAGCGAGGTGGGCGACTTCGTGCTGCGGCGGGGCGACGGCGTCTATGCCTATCACCTCGCCGTGGTGGTGGACGACGCGGCGATGGGGGTGACGGACGTGCTGCGGGGCGCGGATCTGTGGCCCGCGACCCCCCGGCAGGTCGCGTTGCAGGGGGCGCTGGGCTATCCCACCCCGAGATACCTTCACGTCCCCCTGATGACCGACTTCCGGGGCGAGCGCCTCGCCAAGCGGGGTGGAGCGCCCCCCGTGCAGGCGCTGCGCGAGGGAGGTGAGGAAGCCGGGCGGGTCCTCGCCACGCTGGCCCGTTCGCTGGGCTGGGACGTGCCGGAGACGGTGACTGCGCGGGACCTCCTCCCCCTCTGGCGGCGAACATTGGAGAAGGCCGGATGGTCGCTCCCGTCACAAACTTAG
- a CDS encoding acyl-CoA dehydrogenase family protein, whose amino-acid sequence MTPRSPLLADLEAVTAQAEAAIRAHMGACEAAGDVTPEAGAALRASGYTRLTLPREAGGLGATLEEYAEAQRRLGQAGAALALVLAMHTHVVGAAFQGQTLPEPMLTALAGASVEGRLVNALASEPELGSPSRGGLPRTAAVPDGDGWRVTGRKTWATGARVLGLAVVSAATPAGEVARLLVPLDAPGVAVEPTWVGALALRGSGSHDVTFDGVWVPAEHVAPPTPAHPASSAWFWTALAATYLGVGDAALETLTAYARERVPTALGAPIATLPRVQEAVGRMAADLTASRALLGEAARAWDAAPGPGAVPLLGAAKVHATNAAVAATDLAVRTAGGAALLPALGLERLLRDARAGLTHPPPTRWATADWGPRGWGWRRGGRAAASPLS is encoded by the coding sequence ATGACGCCCCGATCTCCCCTGCTCGCCGATCTGGAAGCTGTGACCGCACAGGCAGAGGCGGCCATCCGTGCCCACATGGGCGCCTGCGAGGCGGCTGGGGACGTGACCCCGGAGGCGGGGGCCGCGCTGCGGGCGAGCGGGTACACCCGGCTGACCCTGCCGCGAGAGGCCGGAGGATTGGGAGCCACGCTGGAGGAGTACGCCGAGGCGCAGCGGCGCCTGGGGCAGGCAGGCGCCGCGCTCGCGCTGGTGCTGGCGATGCACACGCACGTGGTGGGGGCCGCCTTTCAGGGCCAGACCCTGCCCGAACCGATGCTGACCGCGCTGGCGGGGGCAAGCGTGGAGGGGCGGCTGGTGAACGCGCTGGCGAGCGAGCCGGAACTCGGCAGCCCGTCGCGCGGGGGCCTGCCGCGCACGGCGGCGGTGCCAGATGGGGACGGCTGGCGGGTCACCGGGCGCAAGACCTGGGCCACCGGAGCGCGGGTGCTGGGGCTGGCGGTGGTCAGCGCGGCCACCCCCGCCGGGGAGGTCGCCCGGCTGCTGGTGCCGCTGGACGCCCCCGGCGTGGCGGTCGAGCCGACCTGGGTGGGGGCGCTCGCCCTGCGCGGAAGCGGCAGCCATGACGTGACCTTTGACGGAGTGTGGGTGCCCGCCGAACACGTCGCCCCGCCGACCCCGGCCCATCCCGCGAGCAGCGCGTGGTTCTGGACGGCCCTCGCCGCGACGTATCTGGGCGTGGGCGACGCGGCGCTGGAGACGCTGACGGCCTACGCGCGGGAGCGGGTGCCCACCGCGCTGGGCGCCCCCATCGCCACCCTGCCGCGCGTGCAGGAGGCGGTGGGCCGCATGGCGGCAGACCTGACGGCCTCCCGCGCCCTGCTGGGGGAAGCGGCGCGGGCCTGGGACGCCGCGCCGGGGCCAGGGGCGGTGCCGCTGCTGGGCGCGGCGAAGGTCCACGCGACGAACGCGGCCGTCGCCGCCACCGACCTCGCGGTGCGGACGGCAGGTGGGGCGGCGCTGCTGCCCGCGCTGGGGCTCGAGCGCCTGCTGCGCGACGCGCGGGCCGGGCTGACCCACCCCCCGCCGACGAGGTGGGCTACGGCGGACTGGGGGCCGCGCGGCTGGGGGTGGAGGCGCGGCGGTAGGGCGGCGGCCTCTCCCCTATCCTGA